In the genome of Cupriavidus malaysiensis, one region contains:
- a CDS encoding antibiotic biosynthesis monooxygenase family protein gives MIAVLFEVEPAPGRRDQYLDLAAQLLPTLQSIDGFLSVERFESLSTPGKLLSLSFFRDEEAVRRWRNVEAHRRAQAAGRAGVFAGYRLRVAQVLRDYGLDEREAAPEDSRQAHPLRRPPR, from the coding sequence ATGATCGCCGTCCTCTTCGAAGTCGAACCCGCCCCCGGCCGCCGCGACCAGTATCTCGACCTCGCCGCGCAGCTGTTACCCACGCTGCAGTCCATCGACGGCTTCCTGTCGGTCGAGCGCTTCGAGAGCCTGAGCACGCCCGGCAAGCTGCTGTCGCTGTCTTTCTTCCGTGACGAGGAGGCCGTGCGCCGCTGGCGCAATGTGGAAGCGCACCGGCGCGCGCAGGCGGCCGGTCGCGCCGGCGTATTCGCCGGCTATCGGCTGCGTGTGGCCCAGGTGCTGCGCGACTACGGGCTGGACGAGCGGGAGGCGGCGCCGGAGGACAGCCGGCAGGCGCACCCGCTCAGGCGGCCGCCCCGTTGA